ATTACATTATTTTATGCTGATAGGCTTGGCTACTATCCTAAGATAAATGAAAGAACAGGTGTCCATAAGAATGGTGGAATTCCTCAGGTGGCttccttaaaaaaacatttgGACAAAGCTGAAAAAGACATTGCCTATTACATGCCAATCGACAACGTGGGCTTGGCGGTCATTGACTGGGAAAACTGGAGGCCTACCTGGGTAAGAAACTGGAAACCTAAAGATGTTTACAAGAAGGCGTCTATTGAGTTGGTTCTGCAACAAAATAGACACTTTACTTTGAAAGAGGCTACCAAGAGAGCAAAAgcggattttgaaaaggcagcaaAGAGCTTCATGCAAGAGactttaaaattgggaaagtttCTTCGGCCAAACCACTTATGGGGTTATTATCTTTTTCCTGATTGTTACAATCATCATTATCACCAAGCTAATTACAATGGAAGTTGCTTtgatgaagagaaaagaagaaatgatgcaCTCAATTGGTTGTGGAAGGAAAGCACTGCCCTTTACCCCTCTGTTTATTTGAATACCAAGCTAAAATCTTCTCCACAAGCTAGACTCTTTGTTCGTAATCGTGTTCAGGAAGCCATTCGATTGTCTAAAGTTGTCAATATTAGAAGTCCACTTCCGGTTTTTGTATACACCCGTCCAGTTTTTAGTGATATGTCTTCAAAATTCCTTTCTCAGGTAAGAAAATCAAGGAGAGAAGGCTATGGAATATTGTCTGCATTTAGTGGCATTTAGTGGAATTGAACATCATTTTTGAAAGGAGTGAAATTTAGGTTTAATAACctttaagcttccctggtggctcagacagtaaagaatctgcctgcaatgcgggagacccaagtttgatccctgggtcaggaaggtcccctggagaagggaatggcaattcgcttaagtattcttgcctggagaatcccatggactgtagcctaccaggctcctctgtccatgaggtctcaaagagtcagacacaactaagccattaacactttcgctttcacttttcaatctTTAGGAAATATGCACTCAGGTAGTTCTGCCTCATTATAtggatttaaaataaataagactatatttcattttaatgtaatCATATAATGTCTTAGCAACCATGGAGGATTTCATAATATAGATAATGTATTAAttcagttctttttatttatttttttattttacagaccTACTCTCTTGTcagaagtaattaaaataatagcaGAAAATCTGAATTTTTGTTATAGTAGGCAGTGGTGGcttaaaagatagaaatgaatAGTGGagaaatatttacataattattGTAGGGTCAGCATTCTTGGCTTTGGTGTTACTGTCTGACGTATAACACTTCATTTTATTCCTCCCTGTTAACTCTTCACCTTTGCCAGGATGACCTTGTGAGTACAATTGGTGAGAGCATTGCTCTAGGTGCTTCTGGAATTATAATGTGGGGAAGCTTCAACTTAAGCCTAACTAAGGTAAGTTGAAATGGTaggaaatagatgaaaatatttttgcttttaatgtttttcagGGTTTCTGTGGGATTGAATAATAAAATAGACATGATCTTTGGCACACagtagtaggtgctcaattaataGTGGCTAAATCAAACTACCATTTGTGTGGTTGTATTGTAAGGCTGTTTTCCAGCAAGGAAACAGAAGTTTGATGAGATTAATTGAAATTGCCTAGGCTACATGACTAAGAAGTAGCAAAAACAGGACTACAGTCTTGGTTTCCTTATGTGGTCTTTGGTGTTTTCTCTACTATATAATTGTATTACTTTTCTCCTAATGCATTTTATTCAAAAAGCTTTTAACTATCACAACCtaatccttttctctcttcctttattctcatctttttaaaacaattttccatGTCAGGTTTTAATCTTTCACCTCTTCAATATTCTTGACTCAAAGCATGAGTAAAGCTATTACATGGACACTGCTGAGTTAGAGCTAAACTTTTCCTTCTCTAATCAATGTGGGAATACTAGTGATGTGGGTGCCATGGTGTCTAATAAAGCTCTTGGCTCAGAGGTTTTATCCTAGGATGTACAGAGAACAAACCTTATACTCTAAAGACCAGAAGAGATCTTTTGATATCTTGTCCTTCAGATAGACTAGCCATATTTTCCCTTCATTTATAAAGATATTTGGCTTTGTGAAATTCTTTCAAGGTTATCTGAGCCATACAACCCATTTAGTAGATTCTATTGTCTCTGGTTTGATCACCAGTTAAGGGAAGTAATAGAAACTAAGTTCAGAGAAAGGTATATGTCTTTTTTGCAAAATCTTTTACATGtcagaaaattatttaagaattatAATTCTCCTAAGAATATTTCTAACTTTTATTAGTTGTTTTCTCAAATCTATAAACTTCTTTCTTCAGGATCCTGGTAATTCTATGATGGAACAATTTATAAATTCCCTATAcgacttcctttttttaaagattaagaactccttcttttaaaattaagaactctGATGAGGAATAAATCAGGCGTTCTCCGATTAGTAGGATGACATGGCAAACTAGTCAATTGTCacatttgttttgttcttaattgCACTTTAATCTTAGATTCACACTCTTCTACTATGACTCTTAAATCACCTCCAGTATTATTTACCCAGGGACAGTCCTTCAGTTTTAATATGATGATTTTCTACTGGATTGAAATAACACTGTCTTGAAATTGTTCCCCATGGACTTTATGCTGCACATCTCTGCTACTTTTCCAAATTTATCATTTTGAATGTTAATTCTGGCATTACTTTGCTTTTTCCTATGTCATTGGAAATCAATAGAATCATGGATTGCTTGTGTTTCCTCTGATTCACTGACAACTTGAGAAACTGGTAACTGCAGGTTTACTTGCAATGACTGGAACTGACTTAAAACAATGGCTATTGAATGTAGGCAAAGCATTCCTTCCATTCCATCTTAGTAGATCCAATGCTATGACCGGGCCAGCTTCTTCTGGTCCCAATTCATGAGACCtgataaatattcagaaattttGTGAACTGTTTGTTAAACAcagtcattattaaaaattaaattatgaaagcttagaataaaattatgttaaaaacaaaagtaataaatactaaaaatgcaTCGATTATTTATTTTCGTATTATTTATACTTTTAGGGTTATTTACATCTATTGTGCCTGTATAAATGGAAATGGTATTATATAGTGATATGTAGTTCACACCATACTTCCATCAGTGTAATGGTGGGGTACCTGATTCCTAACTCTGCACTCAGTGATGTCAGGTTGGTAGCTTAAAATGGGCCATGGtaggagtatttacaccatgggTCTTTAGAAACGctataaaacagattttttttctcttagagaGCCAGGTTTAGATCTTTCCAAAGACTACATCTTGTGCAGGCTAATGATTCTCCAacattctcattctttttctcctcttctcatcTAGTTCTTGTCTCTGTACCCAACTCCAATATCATCTGATCTTGGAATAAATCCTTATATATTCTTGATACTGGTgttactatgttgaataatactgATAAAGTCCCTGCCTTTGTGAATCTTGGAGGGATAGAAACaatacaaaacaacaaaaatattttatgtgataAGTACTatgcagaaaattaaaatagttgTGAGAAACTGGATAAGAAAGGTGTCTGAAAAGGATCTTATCTAATTAAAACTGCAATCTGAATGACAAGATGTAGTCAGCTATGTTAAAAATGGGAGGAAAGAGAATTCTAGACAGAGGGGACAGTAAGCGCAGTTTGAATGGACCTGCCACACTTGAGAAACAACTAGTACCTGCAGTGCTTGTGAAACAAGGCCGAGTGGGTGCAGGGGGCTGGACAAGAGGAAGGAGAGGTTTCACCCCAGCAGGCAGTATACAAGTGAATTGTATTCTAAATGCTATGTAAAGCTACTGGAGAATTAAGAggttttctattgctgccataAAAACAGCAACAGTGGTTTAAACAGCAGAAAATTATTATCTTACAATTCAGTACTTCAGAAGTCCAACATGGACCTTAATGCACTAAAATCAAGATATCAGCAGGATTACATTCCTTTCTACGGAAAGACCCTCATTTACTTGTTTGGGTTGctggcagaattcatttcctcGTGTTTGTAGCATCAAGATGTCTATTTCTGACTGGCTATAGTTATGGAGATTTCCAGCTTCAAAAGGTCACTGTATTCTTTAGTTTTTGGTCTTCTCATCTACATTCAAAGCCAGAAATGCCAGGTTGAGTGTCCCTTACCTTTGTATTTGTCCTCCTTCTCCcagctcattttaaaaatccaaatataaaAAGTTTCTACATTTTTAAGGACTCGTGGTTAGATTGAGCCCATCAGATGGTTCAGGATATTCTCCCATCTCCTCCCATctaagtactaaccaggcccgaccctgctcaGCTTCCAAGATCAGACGCGATCAGTCACGTTCAGGGTGGTTTGGCTGTAgactctccccatctcaagatccacAACCTTAATCATATCTGGAGAGCCCCTTTCACCATGTAAAGTAACACAGCCACAGGTTCCATGGGACTGGAGAATGAATATCCTTGGAAGGCTCTTATTCTGCCTGCCACTGATGGTGTCATTTCAAGAAGGTAAcaagaaatagattcaagtggAAGCTGCCAAGGTTCCTCAACTTGCCTGCCAAGCTACCACAAACAAACCGGCCAATTCACTCAATGGAACTGTTGATCTTGAAAGAAAGCAACTACCTTCCATGTtttgaaaaggacagttttccagttttggaaaatatcagtttcaaGATGAATCATTTTAGTGACTCATACTCTGCCAAATAAGTATATCTTCAAAAGAGCTGTCATGGTTCAACCATACTTGAATTATACATAACACTTAAGATATACTCAGTTGAGAGCTTCCTTGTTGgctaagtagtaaagaatctgcctgtaatgcaggagacaagggagacatgtgtttgatacctgggttgggaagattccttggagaagggaatggcaacccactccattattcttgtttgaaaaatcccatggtcggaggagcctggtgggctacagttcatgtggtcacaaacaaTGGGACACAACTTGGCtactaacaacaaaaaactcagtTGAACCTATTTAGTTGTTTTGAGCTAGCAGTTTAGAAACCACTCTTCACAATGCCCGAACATATCTGACAAATGtgatatttattacatttatttgtaCTTTATATTGATTATACTTTGAGAGGTAATCAATGATATCTTGGGCTCTGTGCTTAGCTGTTTTACATACATTGCATCCTTTCATCTTCACAATAACTCTATGAGGTAAGTGCTATAATTATCTGTATTTTGCAATGATGAAGCTGAGTCATAGCCAGTTTAATTACTTTCTACAAGGTCACCCAGAAAGGAAACGAAGAAAGCTCAAGGGATTCCCAAGCTCACACAGCTAGCTATTCATGGATCTGTGACTCCAAACTGGGCAGAAGGACTCCAGACCCCATGCTCTAATCCCTCCACCCACACTTCCACCCCTGTTAGTGTAGGAATTACTGAGGAAGCCCAAGGCTGGGTATATTAAACTTCAACTCATTAGTTATTTAGTGACATGAAATAGCATGTGAAACTTACAAATGTTACAAAGAACAGTTGGAATTGTCTTGCTTATTAaagtaaagaaagataaaaatatttcctacTCTCACTGAGTCTGGTTTTTATGTGTATGCCTCTTTAGAAATTGTTTGgccttcgctggtggctcagatgatagagaatttgcctataatgcaggagacctgggttcaattcctgggttgggaagatcccctagaggaggaaatggcagcccactccagtatttctgcctggagaattccatgaaaaaaaTTGCTTAACATAGTGAATTAATTCACATATGAACTCACTTGGATCTTAATAATCTGATCTTCTTACGATTTTACAGCAATCTTGCATGAACCTAAGCAATTACTTGAATACTATACTGAATCCTTATATAATCAACGTCACTCTAGCAGCCAAAATGTGTAGCCAAGTGTTGTGCCACGAGGAAGGAGTGTGTACAAGGAAACACTGGAATTCAACCGACTATCTTCACCTGAACCCAATGAATTTTGCTATTCAAAGGCGGAAATATGGAAAATACACCATACATGGGAAACCCACACTTGAAGACCTGCtacaattttctgaaaatttttattgcagttgttatgccaacatccactgtaaaaaaagagatataaaaaaCATTCATACTATTAATGTATGTTTTGCTGAAGATGTTTGTATAAACGCTTCTCTAAACTCAGACCGCAGTAAGCACTCTTCTAGCCAGAAAGATATATCTTCTACCACTTTTAGCACTGTCTCATCCTCCACACCGACTGCCAAAGTGTCTGCACGTGTTCCTGGGAAAGATCATGTGTCCCTCAAAATCAGGCTTCCAGGGGAAGCCCTCTCCAACACCATCCAAAGGGGCCATAAGAGTGTtgactggaaaaatatattccgtCAGTTATactttcaaaacattaaaaatgaaacaaactattaaaatataaattcagtgATTATTAGGTTTCCTATCtgcatgttttatgttttgattttttttacattataataGTTTATAACTTCAATGACTTTTTAGGCAAATAATGATacctatatatttgaaattttacatttgaaatgtgaatcaaaactcATGGCCAagatagtattttaattttttgagcaaaGATTGCATTTTCATGATCAAATTTAACTTGAAGTTAGTATTGATTGATAAAGAATTGTGATCAGCACCTTTAATATTCAAAATCATAGGGCAGTGTTATTACTAAATCCATTGATGCTACATTTTACTTTTGAAAGTCAAAGTAGACTTTTGATAATTAAGATAGCATAGAATTTACTTTGTAAGATgatacccattttttaaaattatggcaaATATTTCACATAGTGTGATTAATACATACTGAGAGATGCCTGTTATATTCTTGGTTCTATCAGAGACTGATTATAAGGCCTATGATACTTAGAGATACTATGTTCTTCTGCAAAAAGTAAAAGTTTGAATAATGTCAATTTACTGCAAATGAATGTCTTTATGggtaattttcaataaaaatatcaaaaatattaaagctcaacatcatatttttttaagtaatatccTAAGTGTACTAGTCTATGTCAGCACAGAACTATATTTTTTAGCTATTTCATCTTGATAATTTGTTCGAGTTGTGTTTTATAGAAAGATAAACTACAAATAATCCTGTTAACTTTTGTACACAGTTTACTGTGTCTTCAAAGTTCACATataaattattctaattttaattctTGATGTCAAATTTGACAATCTTGTGTACCTAAAATGCCTTGTTTCATCGAAGCAGTTATTCACATCCTTCATATAGCCTTTGTTGAGTGTTTCTTTCTGTTAGGCTAAATATTAAGCAGGTTCAAGGTGAAGCAGCATGCTTCTTGCTATCTGTGAGCttgttgtatatttgaaaaagaCAGACACTGAAAGTGGAAACTTATAGCAAAACGTGTGAGAAGTGCTATAGTTCAGCATGCTCTTGTATACAAACAAGAGACTGAGGAAGGATTTCAAAGATACCATGAGAGATATAAAGGGTCCATTACCTTGAAGGCCGAATAGCAATTAGTGCATCTGGAGATATGAGATAGAGGAAACCTTATTAGAACAGAATGCTGATTGTGATGATGAGAGTTGTATTCAATAGACGGCCACATGGTGAAGGCTGCTGTAGACCATACCAAAAAGTTTGGGCCTTACAAGGAAGATGCTGCCAAACTTCTTGACCTGCCCCATTTTCCCCATGCACAATTATCACATaaaaatttctctcttttaactGCCCATCACCTTCCTATAAGGTAAACATCCAAAGGACAGGTGTTAGTTTTTCTTGCTGCTGTATCCACAGAGTAATGGGTAGCGTCTGAGACTTAATAGGTGcccactaaatatttgttgaacaaataaaagacaaaaatcatagctttgactagatggaaatttgttggcaaagtagtatatttgcttaatatgctgtttaggttggtcatagatttttttccaaggagcaagcgtcttttatttcacggctgcagtcaccatctgcagtgattttggagcccccaaaaataaagtctgacactgtttccactgtttccccatctatttc
This DNA window, taken from Bos indicus isolate NIAB-ARS_2022 breed Sahiwal x Tharparkar chromosome 4, NIAB-ARS_B.indTharparkar_mat_pri_1.0, whole genome shotgun sequence, encodes the following:
- the LOC109558119 gene encoding hyaluronidase PH-20-like, with protein sequence MSTVQNPKKFWLAVKPACSLVDDALLGPRLPPSGSGCPLLPVCSGGWTCRQPASSITDEATCKTLLKQEARRIIFKYISSLYIFIHQSGFIPYFLFCVYILHQILDKPKCVGEKKCKSLLFAVGMLRHQHISFRNFVGSNGAPQAVFTFLLVPCCLALNFTAPPLIPNIPFLWAWNAPTNHCAEIFSMPPDLGLFSLVGSPQKDVTGQPITLFYADRLGYYPKINERTGVHKNGGIPQVASLKKHLDKAEKDIAYYMPIDNVGLAVIDWENWRPTWVRNWKPKDVYKKASIELVLQQNRHFTLKEATKRAKADFEKAAKSFMQETLKLGKFLRPNHLWGYYLFPDCYNHHYHQANYNGSCFDEEKRRNDALNWLWKESTALYPSVYLNTKLKSSPQARLFVRNRVQEAIRLSKVVNIRSPLPVFVYTRPVFSDMSSKFLSQDDLVSTIGESIALGASGIIMWGSFNLSLTKQSCMNLSNYLNTILNPYIINVTLAAKMCSQVLCHEEGVCTRKHWNSTDYLHLNPMNFAIQRRKYGKYTIHGKPTLEDLLQFSENFYCSCYANIHCKKRDIKNIHTINVCFAEDVCINASLNSDRSKHSSSQKDISSTTFSTVSSSTPTAKVSARVPGKDHVSLKIRLPGEALSNTIQRGHKSVDWKNIFRQLYFQNIKNETNY